CAGATTGAACTTGTCAAGTTGTTTCGTTTGCTCCATGAAGAAGAAGTACCGGTCTTCTATCTCGGACACGGCTCCAACATTCTGGTGGCTGACGACGGTTTCGACGGTTTGGTCGTGCGCTCCGGCGGCGAGCTGGCAACGATCCGAGTGCATGGAAACGTTCTGCAGGCGGGACCGGCCGCACGACTACTCGATCTCACCGCATTTGCCGCCGCGGCAGGTCTGTCGGGGATGGAGACTCTCAGCGGGATTCCCGGCTCGGTGGGCGGCGGACTCTACATGAATGCGGGCGCCTATGGAGGGGAAATCGCGGATACCTTGCAGAGCGTGGACGTCCTGACCGAGAACAACGAAATCCAAACCGTGGCGCAAAGTGAAGTGGATTTCGGCTATCGGAGTGCACCCGCACTACAGGACAAGATCATTCTGACAAGCCGTTACTCTCTGGTAACAGGAGAGAAACCGCACATTTATTCGGAGATGCGACGGGTGTGGAAGCAACGTCGCGCGAAGCAACCCTTGGAGTTTCCCTCGGCCGGTTCCATTTTCAAGCGACCGCCGGGAGACTATGCGGGACGGCTGATTGAGGCAGTCGGCGGCAAAGGAACCCAAATCGGCGGAGCCATGGTGTCGTCCAAGCACGCCGGAATCTTCGTCAACACGGGCAATGCAACCGCCGCCGACGTGTGCGCGCTCGTGCGGGAGATTCGCAAACGAGTGTACGAGACGTTCCACGTCTTACTTGAACCGGAGGTGAAGCCCGTTGGCTTCGCGCAGGACCCCTTTGCCATCACGCAGTAGGGCCCGACGTCGAGTGAAGCGTGCGCGAATCGCCGTGGTAATCGCATTAGCGGCCGTGGCGGCGAGCTCACCCGTCTGGTATCCTTTGCTCGGTGAGTTTCTGTCGCAGGAACTGACCGGATTCAGCGAGTCGTTCCGCGTTCAGCAAGTTGTCGTCGTGGGAAATCGCTGGATTCCCGCCGACACCGTGATTTGTCTGGCCGATGTTCCGCTGGCCGCTCCGCTTCTGTCGTTGCCGGTGGCGGTCATCGAAAAGCGAGTCATGCAGCACGTGTGGGTGGAACGCGCTTCCGTCCGCCGTATGCCGCCTCACACGGTGAAAATCCTTATCACCGAGCGTGAACCCGTCGCGGCAATCCGTTCAGAGAACTTGCTGATCGCTACTCGCGACGGCATGGCCGTAGCACCGGTTTCAGATGATTGGGTGTGGGATCTCCCGTTGTTGACGGTCCCGAAATATGCCGTGCCGCCGGCCGGCATGCGTATTCATGACACCCAAGCTCGGAGTTTGCTTCATCAGATCGTTCTACTTCGCAGCGTGTCCCTCGACGCCTGGCGAAACTTGAATGAAATCCACTCTCAGGACGGCCAGATCGTGGCCAACTTCTCCGAGCCGCCGGTGGAGTTGCTGCTGAACGCGGAGACGAACGATTTGACTTGGTCCTATATCGCAAGATTCTTGAATCATGCACCGCGCTACGAGCTCAGCCGAGAATGCCGGCTGGACGCGCGTTTTCCGGGACGCATCATCGTGAAACGGCATTCCACGACAAACCGGGAGTCCGAAATCGGATGAGAAAGAATCCTGTCCACAACGACTTGCTCTGTGGCATTGACATCGGGACAACGAAAATCGCCACCGTGATCGCTCAATCCTCCGGCACGGATGACGTGCAACTCCTTGGCATCGGTTGCGTTCCCTCGCGCGGGCTTCGTCGCGGCGTGGTCATCAACCTCGAACAGACCAGCGAAGACATCGAGCAATCCCTGCAACAAGCCGAAGACATGGCCGGAGCGAGTGTGCACTCGGCGTACGTGGGGGTGGCCGGTGAACACATCAAGAGCATCAATTCGCGCGGTGCAATTCCGATCAGCAAGTCCCGCGGAATCCCCACCGGCGAGGTAACCCAACACGACGTGGATCACGTAGTGGACGCCGCGCGGGCCATCGCGCTGCCGATGGACCGCCGGATTCTTCACACTCTGCCGCAGGAGTACGCGGTGGACTCGGAACGCGGTATTCGCTCACCGATCGGCATGGCCGGAGTTCGCCTCGAAGCAACCGTGCATATCGTTACGTGCGCGATCTCCTCCGTGCAGAATATCCTCACCTGCTGCAAGCGCGCCGGACTTCTGGTGGCTGATCTTGTCCTTGAGCCGCTGGCGGCGGAAGCCAGCGTTCTGACGCGTGATGAAAAGGAACTTGGCGTCGTGCTGCTTGATTTCGGCGGCGGGACGACCGACCTTGCCATGTTCCATAACGGTTTCATCCGCCATACCGCCATCGTAGCCTGCGGCGGCGACTACATCACGCGCGACATCGCGGTGGGACTGCGCACGCCGATGGAGTCTGCCGAGCAAATCAAGATTCAGCATGGCGCCGCGCATCTGCGAGCCATCGGTCAAAACGAGTTTCTGGAAATCCCCGGTGTCGGCGGGCGCGAACCGCGCGAGATGAGCCGCTCGATGCTCGTTTCCATCATCGCTCCGCGCGTCGAAGAAATCCTGAATATGGCGCGGGATGAACTTTCGCGGTCGCGGACACTCGACTACTTGGGGGCTGGTCTGGTGCTGACCGGTGGCGGAGCTTCCATGCCGGGAATGTCGGAAATTGCTGAAGAGATATTTACGCTGCCGGTGAGAATCGGTTCACCCCGTGACTCGCTGACAGAGGACAGTCCCACACTCGGACCGAAATTCTCGACCGCCGTGGGATTGGTGCGCTATGCACAGCGGCAAGCGATCAACGGCGCGGCACAGATGAACGGTGGATCGAACTGGGCGAGACAAACCACCGGCCGTCTCAGGAATTGGCTACAAGGAGTATTCTAATAGAAAGGGAAAGGGAGAGGGAGATGGATTCGATGCGATTCCGTTTTGCAGAAGACATCGTCGGCAGCGCGAAGATGAAAGTCATCGGAGTCGGCGGCGCCGGCGGCAACGCGCTGAACTGCATGATTGAGGCCGGTCTGACTTCGGTGGATTTCATCGCCGTCAACACCGACGCCCAGGCGTTGCAGAACAACTGTTCCGCGCGAAAGATCCAGATTGGACGCGAAACGACGCGCGGCCTCGGAGCCGGCGCCAATCCCGACGTCGGGCGACAGGCGGTCAACGAGAGCCGGGATGACATCCGCACGGTGGTGGATGGAGCGGATATGATCTTCGTCACCGCCGGAATGGGCGGCGGTACCGGCACGGGAGCCGCACCGGTGGTGGCGCAAGTGGCGAAGGAATCCGGCGCGCTCACGGTGGGGATCGTCACCAAACCGTTCGCATTTGAGGGCCGGAAGCGACTTGCGATTGCCGAACGAGGCTTGGCGGAATTGAAGGAGCACGTGGATACGCTCATCGTCATCCCGAACCAGCGTCTCATTTCGCTCGTCGAACGCGACACCCGGCTGTTGGAAGCGTTCAAGCTCGCCGACAACGTCCTGCTTCAGGCGACGCGCGGCATTTCGGATTTGATCGCCATTCCGGGAATCGTCAACGTGGACTTCGCGGACGTGCGAACGGTCATGGCTCAACGGGGCGACGCGCTCATGGGCGTCGGCATCGCGCGCGGCGAGCATCGCGCGGTGGAGGCGGCGCAGCAGGCGATCTCCTCCCCCCTACTCGAAGAAGTCTCGATTCGCGGAGCGCGCTCGATTCTCATCAACATCACCGGCGGCAATGATCTGACGCTGCACGACGTTTCGGAAGCAACGTCTGCGATCTACGAAGCCGCGGGAGATGACGCCGAAGTCATCTTCGGAGCGGTCACCAATCCCGACGTGACGGAGGAATTGCGGGTCACGGTGATCGCCACGGGCTTCAATCAGCAAGAGCAGAAAACCGTTGTGCGAGTCGCGACGAACGGACGGACGTATGAACCCTTCCGTCCGCCGGTCATTGAACGCAAAGGATTCGAACCGAAGGTCGTGCGTCCCGCGCAGGCTCAAGAAATGAACATCAAGCCGATCATGCAGGAAAACAACGGACGGTTGGAGCCGCTCGTGATCGGTGACGACGCGTTCGAAGTGCCGACGTTTCTCCGTCAGCAGATGGACTGAGGCGCGATCTTGTCAAACGAAAATCACCGTACACGACTATCGGGAG
This sequence is a window from bacterium. Protein-coding genes within it:
- the ftsA gene encoding cell division protein FtsA, with the protein product MRKNPVHNDLLCGIDIGTTKIATVIAQSSGTDDVQLLGIGCVPSRGLRRGVVINLEQTSEDIEQSLQQAEDMAGASVHSAYVGVAGEHIKSINSRGAIPISKSRGIPTGEVTQHDVDHVVDAARAIALPMDRRILHTLPQEYAVDSERGIRSPIGMAGVRLEATVHIVTCAISSVQNILTCCKRAGLLVADLVLEPLAAEASVLTRDEKELGVVLLDFGGGTTDLAMFHNGFIRHTAIVACGGDYITRDIAVGLRTPMESAEQIKIQHGAAHLRAIGQNEFLEIPGVGGREPREMSRSMLVSIIAPRVEEILNMARDELSRSRTLDYLGAGLVLTGGGASMPGMSEIAEEIFTLPVRIGSPRDSLTEDSPTLGPKFSTAVGLVRYAQRQAINGAAQMNGGSNWARQTTGRLRNWLQGVF
- the murB gene encoding UDP-N-acetylmuramate dehydrogenase; translation: QIELVKLFRLLHEEEVPVFYLGHGSNILVADDGFDGLVVRSGGELATIRVHGNVLQAGPAARLLDLTAFAAAAGLSGMETLSGIPGSVGGGLYMNAGAYGGEIADTLQSVDVLTENNEIQTVAQSEVDFGYRSAPALQDKIILTSRYSLVTGEKPHIYSEMRRVWKQRRAKQPLEFPSAGSIFKRPPGDYAGRLIEAVGGKGTQIGGAMVSSKHAGIFVNTGNATAADVCALVREIRKRVYETFHVLLEPEVKPVGFAQDPFAITQ
- the ftsZ gene encoding cell division protein FtsZ, whose amino-acid sequence is MRFRFAEDIVGSAKMKVIGVGGAGGNALNCMIEAGLTSVDFIAVNTDAQALQNNCSARKIQIGRETTRGLGAGANPDVGRQAVNESRDDIRTVVDGADMIFVTAGMGGGTGTGAAPVVAQVAKESGALTVGIVTKPFAFEGRKRLAIAERGLAELKEHVDTLIVIPNQRLISLVERDTRLLEAFKLADNVLLQATRGISDLIAIPGIVNVDFADVRTVMAQRGDALMGVGIARGEHRAVEAAQQAISSPLLEEVSIRGARSILINITGGNDLTLHDVSEATSAIYEAAGDDAEVIFGAVTNPDVTEELRVTVIATGFNQQEQKTVVRVATNGRTYEPFRPPVIERKGFEPKVVRPAQAQEMNIKPIMQENNGRLEPLVIGDDAFEVPTFLRQQMD
- a CDS encoding FtsQ-type POTRA domain-containing protein, which encodes MKRARIAVVIALAAVAASSPVWYPLLGEFLSQELTGFSESFRVQQVVVVGNRWIPADTVICLADVPLAAPLLSLPVAVIEKRVMQHVWVERASVRRMPPHTVKILITEREPVAAIRSENLLIATRDGMAVAPVSDDWVWDLPLLTVPKYAVPPAGMRIHDTQARSLLHQIVLLRSVSLDAWRNLNEIHSQDGQIVANFSEPPVELLLNAETNDLTWSYIARFLNHAPRYELSRECRLDARFPGRIIVKRHSTTNRESEIG